The genomic window aaaaagCATTCTTGTGATTAACAAAATAGATAAGCTAATAACGAACCAAAATATGGACAGCATAAGTGCGTATGAACATATAAACAATATAATCGAGCAGGTGAATGCCTACATTTATCAATTATAcgtggaagaaaatatgaacaacgaGAGTGTTGAAGCGTCCGAATTGGAAAGGTATACCTACTCACCATTAAAAGGGAATGTCCTGCTTTGCAGCAGCACACACTGCTGGTGCATTGATATGAATATCTTCTCCACCctgttttgcaaaaaaatgaatataaatgtgaacaattcggaaaaaataaaaaaatacatgtggAACCAATATTACTTCAACaccaaggagaaaaaaattcttaaaatGACAAACGATGCAAGTACATATCAAAGTAACAGCactggtggaaaaaaaaaaaaaaaaaatttattctccCTAGTGGTGCTAGattttttatggaaaatttACGACATTACAATGATAAATAGGGATGACGaacagataaaaaaattatgtctCGAGTTAAACatttcaaattattttttaaaaaaaaatcaacaaaATAACGTCGAAAATAATATCTTCATTTTGGTATATATCATGTCGCATTTTTTGAATTTATCAAGATCAATTTTTAACTCCTGTATTGAAATTTTCCCTTCGCCCAAAAATATTGACACAAATAGACTCTACAAAATTTATCCATCTTTGTATAATGAAGACATTTATCGGAACATAACTGAATGCTCCTCCTCCACGGACTTTACCATCATTTATATTTCCAAATATATTTGTGCCAATGTGCAGAATAATACTCTTATAGGCTTCCGCGGTTTTTATGACAAAAATACCTTCCTATCCATATGCCGCATTTATTCTGGCATTTTGTATGAAAATATGTTCCTCTACATTTGCGGCAGGCGCATCAAAACCGTCGTCAAGAAGATTTACATTTGCATGGGTGGGGATCTACTACCTATTGGGCAGGCCTACGCGGGTAACATAGTGGCCGTCTACTTGGCCATAGTAAATGTGGACGGcacccaaatggggaacaaGGATTGTAGAGGCCGTAGTGGCTATTGTGGGCACCATCCCAGGGAGGACGCCAAAAGGGAGGATGATGGAACTTCCCCCAGGGGATGTGACAACCCCCCCGTTGAAAcagaaaatattatgaacaaGTCGGGAAACTGCCCCCAAGAGAACGAAACTGCATCGGAAAACGAATCGCACACCGACCATGGAACCCCGAGTAGTATGCCCCTAAACATAGACTACCACGGTGGGGGCAAAAACGACCTGCAGTACCTCTCCAACACGCTCATGaatttgataaaaaataaacggaGCAAAAAGCAACACAACATATTTATAATGAACAGTGATGGAGTTTTTctaaacaaaaatattaccCTGTCTAGTGATCCAAATGCCGACTCGTTTATCTTGCCCTTCACGGATACCTGCTCAACAATCCTGCACACCATAATCGAACCGAAGAACATTCAAGACATGAATAAATTCCTATACGGATTAATCCTACTCTACACCTGTGACACATCCATCGATATCGATTTTAACGAAAGGGGCGAATACATTTTAAAGTTCTGTGGGGAAATACACATGCAGAAGTGCCTCTCCGATTTTGTAAACATTTACAGCAACATTGAAATAAAAACCTCCGACACGAATATATCCATTAGGGAAGGAATACAGGAAAATGTCGTAAAggtgaagaggaagaaaaataaagtacaAGAAAGTATGAAGGatttgcacacacattaTGTGAAAATTTGCATGGACAATCAGGTCAAATGCGCTACAGGTGGGGAAAGTCCAAAAGAGACCAACAATAAAGGCATGGCCGATAGTGACAGTGGTATCGTAAACGGGGTGGAAAAGAGTCAACTTCATAATGCAGCAGATGATGACTGCGAAAGAAGCAACTGTAACAATCCACGTGGTTGCAGAACCGAACGAGGAGAGAACCATCCGACGAGCATTTTTAGACACATCCAGCTGGACAAAGAAAACCACTTCCTAAACATCCTTTTCAATTACAGTCACAACACAATTTGCCAAAAGTTAAGTAATAACTccttttacgtttttttaaGTGCTCTAAATATGCCCCCAAATCTGCTCAACTTTTTTGATAAGCATTATTCTAATATACAAGCCGTGTTAGAAAACAGGTCCatatctccttcctttttaaattatggTAAAACTGATTCGTCTACcacaaatgaacaagtcaTGTATAAGCAGTGTTTGGTAAACCTGGAGAGGTGCATCAACGATTTGTGCTTTTCCGATAAAGTTGACTGCGAAGAGGCGGTGGAGGAGAAGTCCTCCTCCCCAGCGGGAGTCGACGTAGACGACACAGGAAAAAGTTACCTTACCGGCCCTAGCGGTGACAACGCTGTAAATGCTCTTGACAATGTGGACCATGTGAGTGAGGGACCCGCACCTGGCCCCCCCTCCAGCGGAGAGAAAGCCAACCAACTACGCAGAAACAAGAACTACCAACTGGAACTATGGGACGTGTGCGTGCAAAACGGAAGCGTCACCCTGCTGTAtatcaaaaaatattttagtaaaaagaaaaatgatgAATACATGCTCGACAATATCATAACGAatgaaaagtacaaaaaaataattaaccAGCGGTCCTTTGTAGACACTTACCTTTCAGACACCAATAGTGACATAAATATCTACTTGAACAATTTATGCCTCGGCTTTAAAATGGCTTCAAAATACGGCCCCATCGCCCAGGAGCCTAtcaggtaaaaaagaaaaaccctACTTGGTAGAACGAAGTTGGTGTGTATGTTAAACGACGCATACCCCTTTGTGAAATATATTGTATCCTTTTAATATAACAAGATTGTAATTTGGCATATCTGTACTACATTGATACTGTTTTTGTGTTCATATGGAGGTCACACTGCAGCCGCGTCGCAGTGGACGGTTATGGCACtacccacacacacaaatacatacatgcacacTACGAGTATACTCCATCCGTACTTGTTTACACCACTTGGATATTTTTCTGTCACCCCCTGCAGAGGAGCCCTGTTCATCATCGAGGGCCTAATAATCGACGAGGTAGAAAATGGAGACCCATTCGAAGACGTAAActcaaaggaggaaaataccGAATGGAAAATCAACGCAGGGAACATCATTGCACTAATGAAGGAAGCTTGTTTAAATGCCGTCCTGCAAAATAAGTTACGCATATTCGAACCCATGTTAAGGTTAAATTTGACCTGTGAGAGCAACGTCTTAGGAAAGGTCTACAACGTGCTCCTCAAAAGAAGGTGCTCAATTTTAtcagaggaaataaaagatgGCTACTTCCTATACTGTATAGATGCCTACCTGCCTCTGTTTAATTCGTTTAAGTTGGCAGAAGAGCTAAGGTCCAAATGTTCTGGAAATGTCATTTACGATATTCAGTTCAGCCACTGGAATAAGTTGAACGAGGATATCTTCCTGTCCAATGATAGCTCCACTGTCGTCTACGACGAGGACTTCGACGTTAAGCTGATGGATAACACTGCCACGGAGATTGTAAACTTCATTCGGAGGGCGAAGGTAACTATGTGCGCTGGCTCATAGCAGGGGATACTTTCTTCctcaaaaggaaaaaaactactGTGGTACAGGCGGAGGCTGCCACTATCACTGCTTCCGTCACCGCGCCTGAATGTTTACACCACCTTCGACATGCAAATTTTCCCACCCCCTCAGGGCCTAGAAACGAACGAGAAGATAATACAAAAGCCAGAGAAGCAGTGCACCCTCAAAAAGTAACACCCCCCGTAGCCATTTGGAACATCCTACCATTCTTCACTCGACCAGTCCACCCCAACTATGTCCTCTTTGCCATTTTGATGTGATCCattcaaatggaaaaattctttACCCTTTCACAAAAACTACTAATTTGTGCCTTTTCAGTATCCGTATTGGGAAGTGCTATGCTCTTACCGGGATCAACGCGTGTTGACACATTAGCACGTAGCCGTCGGTGGGTATGTGCACCactacacacacaaatatacacgttcttcattttgccttcttttttttttgtggtaAACCTTTTAAGATTCCCCAAACCCTGTTTGATTAACCCCATATGTGCCTCCTTATCACGCTTTTGAAATTAACACAAACTGGTCGATGTGCCCCGTCTGTGGTTTCGATTGAAGTTTACTTCGCGGagggtgtacaaaaaaaagttgcaaaatttagcaaaagaaaataagttttacacacacacaaaatgaTAGGCACATTATGGGCTACCACCTCGTTACACGTGTGGTCACcttgtaacaaaaaaaaaaaaaaaaaaaattaaaaagatgGTACAACGGCCTTAAAAACGTTGTATAGACACAATAAAGGGATCAGAGAAATTTGTTCAAAACGGCCGTTATGCTGTTATCAACAcggttattctttttcttgtttttatttttcttcttattttttgcctTACTTAGGTCCTTTTTAACGGCCCTATCGCATGCATCATTCGGTGTAACATCATCGGGTACATGGTTCGTGCACACCGCGTTCTTGTCGATGCTTTTGCAGCACCTGTAGCcccacttttttctctccgtGTCGTAATAGGAGCCATAAACGGATTTGtgattttttacaaaaacgtCTTCACTATATTTTGACTTGACAAATAATTTGTTACAggttttctccttttcatcatttccattttggacATTTAACCCCGGATGGACTACACTCACTCCGTTGGCCTTTCTCTTTGAGCTTCctcttttaccttctccgTTAATATTGTACAAATGACTATGTGGGTCATTTTTACATCCTTCTTcctgctcattttttttaagctgtTGTTTTAAGACGTACAGCTTGtattgttcttcctttttttttaaatatttttcttcttcttcctttcgttttctttccttttcttcagcTAGCCATACTCTTTCGAGATTTTTTATGTTACCTGTGGGGTGGGGGAATGGATCATTAGTGGGGAAAATTCCTTGAAGAGGGGGACATACTGGAGAAGGAGTCTTCCTCCTGTGGGGGGGCGTCAATTGGGACACCCACAAGAATTAAGCATATTTTACGCTAATGCGGTGCGTACATGAGCGTGTTTAAGGAGGGCCTCCAAAATCTTACCTGGGTGGAAATGCTTGTGGTTTATGAAGGAAGCACTCTTATTGCCAATTTTGTTtatccacatttttttttttgcagagcTGGAGGGGGCATCATGACATATGTTATATCTATGCAGTATGTCTGCACGATTGTTCTCGTTTCGTGTCTCTCTTCCTTTCgcgcttcccctttttttactactTCTTCCCCCACGTCGCTTTCCTTCTCCGCTTTCCCTACAAACGGGCTGACTTACTTCGCATTTCGCTTCTTCGAACTTTTGCGCTCACCTGTTTTCGGCAAAACTTCCCgcggaaattttttatcgcGCAGGGGTTTAATTtatgaaatggaaaaattggcCCTTCAGAAGGAAGCGACAAGGGGGGCTGGGCGTATGGTAACGGAAAATTGCGaacaagtaaaaaaaaaaaaataaataaaataataatatgcatatacatattattatgcGTACGTCCATGCCATGATCAACCGGCGCGGCAATCGCGTCatgaggaggaaatttttttaaatttgcgATCGCCCGCGCAGGGAAGCAACAGCTGTCGAAGGCCACTTAACTCGGGGACCATGACGCGTAACCCCATTATGCACAATTTCGCGTGTGAGTTGTTACTATCTTCACGTGATTAAATTTTTGTCTGTTGCAGGTGTGAAGTAAACAAAACACAGTTTTGGAATGGCCGTTCGATAAGCCCTTCTTAACTTCCTCCCAAGGAGTTGATCATCCTGATAACGCATTAATTATTTACATGTCTGTACATGCTCCTATAGTGCCCTccatttgagaaaaaaacacagggaggaaaaacaattctgcaaaaataaaaattaaatgtaATGACGTAATCTCCTGAACTGCAGCAAGTTATGTCCAACGAAATGATCATTTGTGAAGGGTTAACATCGCTCATTGTGCatggaa from Plasmodium coatneyi strain Hackeri chromosome 12, complete sequence includes these protein-coding regions:
- a CDS encoding Elongation factor Tu → MDLVKYLNNNERVRNICILAHVDHGKTTLVDNLISSNKIISDKNIGKVKYLDNREDEQKRQITMKSSSILLKHTYNKAYLDELFRDRASEQKPPADKDMHITGKQITPPDGEQVKPTASPNGHTSNTRSVIKRREETDAPAQSQTEADAETAEDRNVHLINIIDTPGHVDFSSEVSTCIRICDGALILVDCIEGMCSQTKIVLRQTWKEMIKSILVINKIDKLITNQNMDSISAYEHINNIIEQVNAYIYQLYVEENMNNESVEASELERYTYSPLKGNVLLCSSTHCWCIDMNIFSTLFCKKMNINVNNSEKIKKYMWNQYYFNTKEKKILKMTNDASTYQSNSTGGKKKKKNLFSLVVLDFLWKIYDITMINRDDEQIKKLCLELNISNYFLKKNQQNNVENNIFILVYIMSHFLNLSRSIFNSCIEIFPSPKNIDTNRLYKIYPSLYNEDIYRNITECSSSTDFTIIYISKYICANVQNNTLIGFRGFYDKNTFLSICRIYSGILYENMFLYICGRRIKTVVKKIYICMGGDLLPIGQAYAGNIVAVYLAIVNVDGTQMGNKDCRGRSGYCGHHPREDAKREDDGTSPRGCDNPPVETENIMNKSGNCPQENETASENESHTDHGTPSSMPLNIDYHGGGKNDLQYLSNTLMNLIKNKRSKKQHNIFIMNSDGVFLNKNITLSSDPNADSFILPFTDTCSTILHTIIEPKNIQDMNKFLYGLILLYTCDTSIDIDFNERGEYILKFCGEIHMQKCLSDFVNIYSNIEIKTSDTNISIREGIQENVVKVKRKKNKVQESMKDLHTHYVKICMDNQVKCATGGESPKETNNKGMADSDSGIVNGVEKSQLHNAADDDCERSNCNNPRGCRTERGENHPTSIFRHIQLDKENHFLNILFNYSHNTICQKLSNNSFYVFLSALNMPPNLLNFFDKHYSNIQAVLENRSISPSFLNYGKTDSSTTNEQVMYKQCLVNLERCINDLCFSDKVDCEEAVEEKSSSPAGVDVDDTGKSYLTGPSGDNAVNALDNVDHVSEGPAPGPPSSGEKANQLRRNKNYQLELWDVCVQNGSVTLLYIKKYFSKKKNDEYMLDNIITNEKYKKIINQRSFVDTYLSDTNSDINIYLNNLCLGFKMASKYGPIAQEPIRGALFIIEGLIIDEVENGDPFEDVNSKEENTEWKINAGNIIALMKEACLNAVLQNKLRIFEPMLRLNLTCESNVLGKVYNVLLKRRCSILSEEIKDGYFLYCIDAYLPLFNSFKLAEELRSKCSGNVIYDIQFSHWNKLNEDIFLSNDSSTVVYDEDFDVKLMDNTATEIVNFIRRAKGLETNEKIIQKPEKQCTLKK
- a CDS encoding Step II splicing factor, which translates into the protein MWINKIGNKSASFINHKHFHPGNIKNLERVWLAEEKERKRKEEEEKYLKKKEEQYKLYVLKQQLKKNEQEEGCKNDPHSHLYNINGEGKRGSSKRKANGVSVVHPGLNVQNGNDEKEKTCNKLFVKSKYSEDVFVKNHKSVYGSYYDTERKKWGYRCCKSIDKNAVCTNHVPDDVTPNDACDRAVKKDLSKAKNKKKNKNKKKNNRVDNSITAVLNKFL